In a genomic window of Melopsittacus undulatus isolate bMelUnd1 chromosome 1, bMelUnd1.mat.Z, whole genome shotgun sequence:
- the TMEM158 gene encoding transmembrane protein 158: MLPLLLPALLAACLPPCQGWSPSPTASGQEEPEQELFLPAVNSSSSSLASLEMDLDGATSKEEGSTSSSGTAATPSQEPFPSSPTSSGQQQQHQHQRPHPQPSEDPHCNISVQRQMLSSLLVRWSRPLGIQCDLLLFSTNSHGRAFFSAAFHRVGPPLLIEHLGLAAGGAPQDLRLCVGCSWVRGRRGGRLRGSAPQTPAASSSSSSSSSSSSSSSSSSSLTYPPAAEPGQYWLQGEPLNFCCLDFSLEELKGEPGWRMNRKPIESTLVACFMTLVIIVWSVAALIWPVPIIAGFLPNGMEQRRSTSAGTTTATSK; this comes from the coding sequence ATGCTGCCGCTGCTCCTGCCGGCGCTGCTGGCCGCCTGCCTGCCgccctgccagggctggagcccCTCGCCGACTGCCAGCGGGCAGGAGGAGCCGGAGCAAGAGCTCTTCTTGCCCGCTGTCaactcctcctccagctccttggCCAGCCTGGAGATGGACCTCGACGGGGCAACAAGCAAGGAGGAAGGCAGCACCTCCAGCTCGGGCACAGCGGCTACCCCTAGCCAAGAGCCgttcccttcctctcccaccTCCTCTGGGCAGCAACAGCAACACCAGCATCAGCGTCCCCATCCGCAGCCCTCCGAGGACCCGCACTGCAATATCAGCGTGCAGCGGCAGATGCTGAGCTCGCTGCTGGTGCGCTGGAGCCGCCCGCTGGGCATCCAGTGCGacctcctgctcttctccacCAACAGCCACGGACGGGCCTTCTTCTCCGCCGCCTTCCACCGCGTTGGACCCCCGCTGCTCATCGAGCACCTCGGGTTAGCGGCCGGAGGAGCCCCCCAGGACTTGCGGCTCTGCGTCGGATGCAGCTGGGTGCGGGGACGGCGAGGAGGGCGCTTGCGGGGCTCAGCACCCCAAACCCCCGCAgcatcctcttcctcatcctcttcctcctcctcttcctcctcctcctcctcctcctcctctctgacCTACCCGCCGGCTGCAGAGCCCGGCCAGTACTGGCTGCAAGGGGAGCCACTGAATTTCTGCTGCCTGGAtttcagcctggaggagctaAAGGGGGAGCCGGGCTGGCGGATGAACCGCAAGCCCATCGAGTCTACCTTGGTGGCTTGTTTCATGACTCTGGTCATCATCGTGTGGAGCGTGGCCGCCCTCATCTGGCCCGTGCCCATCATCGCCGGCTTCTTGCCCAACGGCATGGAGCAGCGCCGCAGCACCTCGGCCGGTACCACCACTGCCACATCCAAGTAG